The Aedes albopictus strain Foshan chromosome 2, AalbF5, whole genome shotgun sequence region CTGATAACGGTTTATGTTTTTATAAATAAATGGATACACGTGTAAGAGGGACGGAAGAAGCTGAgacgtgcaatggttgttccgcccttttcacatgttggtagaAATCAGTCAAAACTATGTTTGATACTACTGGTACTCAATACAAAACTATTCTtcgtgaaaatatttcatcaaaatcgtaaaaaaatggCTGAGCAcataaaaatttcgatttttttttgaatatatggctttacgccctttaaaagggcctaactcaaaaatgggccctacgatttttttcaaattttgcccagacatgcaggatagtcatagaaaacgaatgatgggcaccgattggatggagatttttattttataataacggacTGGGGAGCACCGTGTAAATATCTTGcgttcataaattaaaagctgaatataataccattcaatcatctgaatgcagTTTTTGCTCAAGATTGattaaattcaagatattggcgagttttaggggcaatctccttaaattttaccaaaattttcaaaaaatatatgaagaaatgtattttttttttttcaataagtaaaaaacaatttaaaaattctttctcaacgtttatttgacatattacatgtaggcaagttacagtaaaaaattcagctcaatcgtagcattgattacgaagaatgagatctgtgaagttagcgactttgcttaaaaatagaacaaaaatcgatttcaaatcatcaaccttgtatggaaagtcgaaaaaaattccgttccactgtaatttttttccttcgcgttttcgaactcagggcatgattctacaccaaaaatgatcatcagcttagcgagttcaaaaatgctgtaaactagtgtaatcggttGACTCAATAATATACATATTTCTGAACCATTTCCCTCTTCGTTATATGAAGAGTTACTTAGTAGAGAAAATTAAACTTGTCCTTGAATCAAACGATGCACACTATGCGGGAATAATAGAACATTATTACCATGTTTAACGTGTTTTAGATGATAAAACTTCATACGGAGCTGCACCTCACCACGCTGCATGGCCCTCACGAATCTTGATCCACCAGAAACGCGAAACGCAAACAGTAGTGGGTACGTGCTTTGAATCTTAATATTGTCTGAGTTTTTAACATTACATGCAGACGACAATCGATACGTGCCAGATACTAAATATGGGACAAGAGTTGCAATGTAAACGAATCTAATGACAATGACAATGACTTTATCATTGAATCACGAAAAAGTGAACGGCAGATTTGAAGGTGATGGTGCTTACAGGACATTACAGAATATATAAATCTTCTGGGTATCTTCATCGGTTTTTGTCAAGGGTTGCAGGACGATTATTTGTCTCGAATTTAGTCTTAGTGTTGTGACGGGTAAGGTAAATTAGAATTTAAGGTGTTAATATCTTGTATTGTTTGCATTTGTACAGTTAAGCATAATAATCCTATGCGAATTAATCTTACCTCGTTTGGTCGGAACACGTTTGGACAATTTTTAATAATACTGTACATAGTGTTTGCCACCGAGAATCCATGTGTCCAATTGTGGTATGGGACACGCCTATAGTTTTTCTTCACCGTTAAGGTGAACCGTATCAGACTATTTTTGTCGAATCTGCTCAGTCCAAACAGATCCTTAAACATGAACACACTGTAGATGGCCTTCTGGAAGTCATCTATCACAAACGGACTAAAATCATAACTGTCGATGCCTGGTATCTTTAGCGGGATGCCTTCCACGAGGCATTTTTCCACTTCCGTTTCGGAGCATGTGTTGTGGTAACTTAATACTTCTAAAGCTACCCGATATTTTTGTTCAGATCTTCGTATTTTGTCGTACAGTTTTGCGTGATGTAGAGctgttaagaaaaaaaaatcgaatatgttaatcataaaaataattgtttaaaaacaGTGACTTACCTAAACCACAGTACACCGCAAACATTTCGAAGGCTTCTTCATCCTCCTTACTGAAGTAGCCTGATCGCTTATTTACCATTTGGACAACGCCAATGATATTACCTCGTATAAAGATAGGCATACATAAAATGGATTCGGTTTTGTATCCGGTTATTTGGTCTATTGTTCTATTGAACCTGGAATCTGCATATGCGTCgactatgttcaaaatttcaccagtcATGGCTACTTGACCGGCAATACCGGTTCCTAGCGGAAATCTTATTTCTTTTGGGGCCTTGTTCAGCTCGTTTTCGTTTTCGTTCATTGCAGTCTTTTCGTCACAGCCAACGTCGAAGATAGTTGCATACAACTCCTTGCTTTTAGAATCCACAAGGAACAGTGAAGCACGATCTGCATCGACTAGCCGTTGAGCAAAGTTCATCACCTTTGACACTAACATGTCCATGCTAACCATATCTTGAAATATGGACTTGACCACCGCTAACAGAAAATCGTTAAGTTTTCGCTGCTTTAGTCCGACTAGATTGAGATGTGCGTAATGTATTGCGATACCTCCCCAAACCAAGTAACTACAGCCAATTTCTTCATCTTCCTCATAAAATGGTGATCCACAGTCACGGCGCCACAATTCTAGGACAGCGACTAGTGATCCATCTGGATATACAATAGGCTGACACATTACATGTGCCATTTCACtctgtaatgtaatgtaattaactttttgaaattgtttcaaaagTAACATATTTACCTTGTCTAGCACATCATGGCTTAATCGTTGATCGTCATCTCCCTTCGAGAATCGTATAGGTTCCCTCGTTTTCGCGACATAGTTCGGTATCGCTGCATCTGATTTGATCCTGAGTGGTTTTGGGTCTCCGTTTTCGTCGATGAAGCTGTTACTGAGACATAAATGTAATGCATCTGAATCGGATGCATCCGTTAAGTATAAACGAAAACCATCCGCATTGACGGCAGAGCAAATGCAAGACGCCAACTCCCAAAGCACGTGCATTTTTGTAGGCCTTAACTGCAATGAGTGGATAAGATCTTGCAGCATCTGGCGTTTATCAGCGTGTACGCAAAACTTCCACCGGCTGAGACTTGTTTTGCGGCCATTTCTGCTGACAGATTGGGTTACTTTTCTGGATCTCTGAGTTTTCCGTATCATCCACCGTTCCAACTGTTCGAGTTGGATTTCATCCATAATGTATGTATCCAAGAACTCAGGGTTGCATTGTAAATATTTCGCCACCTGATAAGATGTAGGTTCTCTATCGTCAGCATTTGCATGATTCCGGCTAATGTGCTCATCACTGTGTGGACCTGTAATGTAAAATGACATTGTTCTCATTTTTTGCATGCTATTGCAATTATACAACTGttagaaaaaataaaagaatataTTATAAAATTGTCTATTGATTACAACAAAAACTGACTTCATCGCGAAAAGTATTCAGGTTGTTTGAACTGTAAAGTAGGAAGCTTAAGTCTCGGAAAAATTAGAGAAAACTCAGAGTTGTGTTAATGAAGAGTTTGGACACCCAGAATATTCCAAAAACGTAAAACAAAGCCAATTAACCTTAAAAGGTCCGGTGAGCATTGAGATAGAGCCTAAACaaaattgaaatctccatacaaatggctaaaCTTTGACTCCCCAGAAGTCTTGAACAGGGTTgtgaaatgtcatgaaaaaaatgtcatgaaattTTCTAGTTCTAGCATTACCATTTTGAACCTTCAATCACAGACGTCGCACTCTATCCACTACCCATCGTCCCAcattttaacggactattcaaatattctgtagttctcAAATCCAAgtgttgttccaagtgatacgtctgtttgtctgtgcttcaatAATACTAGTTAGAAATGGTATAACAACGATATTGTTGATTACAACCCAGCTCTtgaatttcccaacaaaacaataattgtagatgattaacctgggcttgttaggggaatatctgtaagtaaaaagaaaatcgcgttaagtactgttcctttgaattccactaagaatttgcctcctgtgacagatacgtatttcgacctcaactgtaaggtcgtcttcagtgtcttgtacgtgACGTagactcgagtcgagtcgagcTACAtgattcatggtcaaaaaattagctattttggcgaacgcaatcaaaagttatacaatattttctgtgtgccaatttcatcgtggacaccctttacaaCGTGATACCGTTGTATTTGGCTCCAATGGGTATGTTTTTGGCACCCTTTAGGGCGATTTTAGTTTGAGTAGCCGTATAACTTATAACAGCAAGTGGGACTGGATACCAACGGTGTGTGAAACTGCATTTCTTCAAAAGAAGCTGGACTGCGGGTTTCATAGAAAGGTAGATTGAATGCCATTTGGTATATCAGAATAATTTTCAACGCCCACGAGAAATACCTCAATAAGAActttactgcccataactgcatatttgtaacatttgcaatttttgtcaaaattgagttaataccggggctcATCTCTAAATCATCAGTACTTACATCTATCCAAATGAACTTTACAAGTTTGTtccaaaaaatgtgaaaaaaaataccaagtcgttttgtctcattaacaaatattaacgaatgtaaccgcataacagtcacactggaaatacatAACGCCTCATAATGTACAACCAATCATATTCTGCTCCAATATTTTTTGAACTATTcgcccagcatacaagaagagctgtagaagatttcattgcaaAGTAATTAACTTTGAATTTttgccaaatttttgaaatttagatccttttccatactagtgcaagttgcaaactttgagctcaattttctccaatgcctacttttgtcgaatgtgactgttatgcagttatgggcagtttaGTCGTAATGATGGTTACAGGTATTTTAAACAAGTCAACGCTTCATATCACAATTAATTTTAAATTAATCATTATCAATGCCACACAATCAAAACTTATACATTAAGGTATACCGGGGCAAGTAGAAACAGGGATGGCAAGATTAAACAgcaggttaacatgatgttttctattgatgataaacaatttgattgccataacacatagtttttgaaacatataatcttttagcgaagaataagtttccaaattttactgaaatctattttaaaacctcgcgtttcatcttgccccacccgtttcaacttgccccggtgtaccttacaatgTCTGGAAGTTCATATTCTGCGTGGGTTGCCCACTAACCTAGACTTAAAACCATTTGGAAACGTTCGGAGGGCATTTATTATTGACTGCAAGCTAGAAATCACAAGAATCTCGAGATAGCTCTTATTGACATTTGATAAAATATACCCAAAATCAAACTCACAAACTCGTGTGATCTCGATTCTAAACCAAACTAACACCTCTGCTAAGCAGAATAATGAAGGATCCTGGTGATGTTATTACTTATTACGTCTGAAACAGAACATCAATCTTTCTTAGGAAGGTCGACaaagtgcctataattttggccgaACAATGTCCGACCAAATTCAAGATTTGAATTCGTTCtccttcgttaagttttgctgGACGTTTGAAAGAATGCAATTTTGTTTTGTGATCAATAAACACTTATAGGTATTTTGGCCAGTATTGTATGTTTAAGTTTTAAAAACACGCAAAAAAATGGAGCGCCGAGGAAATGGAACATcttagtttataaaaaaaaaaacttgtaaaacgatttaaaaaatgttttttttttcttccacactCTTGAAATTACGAAAGtcagcttgaaaaaaaaacaacgcggCCAACGTGGTCTACTTGCCACTGAATGACGTGGTAATCTTAATCCTTCGAAAAGAAAATAAAAGGAagtaacatcatttttttttcgaagaagcaCGTCAGCATAAATTTGTGCAGAAGTccatagttttggagcataactgTAGGATCGTAGTAGTTGGATAGTTAGAGATTATGACcactgaaaatgtaatttaaatataTCTAAATTTAACTATACCTACTAGCTCATTTCAaaagctgaatctgagaatatgCTTCATATATGAACaatttgtgcggctagaccagttctacaagaaagtcacggaaatctACTCTTTTTcgcatatttaaggtaaatgtcacggactattttcgaaaaatgccaattgatattcatgatgaatactaattgacatttttcaaaggtagtccgtgacatttaccttagatattcgaaaaagagcggttttccgtgacattcttgtagaactggtctagccgcacaaatttttcatataccacatcctaaggttcagcttctaaaatgagctgtagatgGTTTAATTTAGCACTGAACGACAAGCACAAACAATAAAGGATTATTGTTATTGATTCATTATACTGAACATAAGAGACCCTGCAATATCAAAAAACGCACTGGTCAcattaccgatcacggactcaatttgagcattccaattcagtttggcatccagaataAATCCTAGCTGTTTGACCCGATCACTAGGATGCATTTGTATCCCTCCAGACCGAAAAAGTTTGAATCAGTACTAAAAAAAACCCTTCTCCTCCTGCAGATTTAATAGGCTGAAAAGTTCTATGCTATTATCCACTCTGatcttcgtgaagatttcatcagctcaatatccctttcgtgacgaaccagcacaatcgtgctgtttttcggtattggttttacacatttttttcaattgtttttttctcaaaatatgtGAAGTAAgtattttttatgatcgagttattactctaacttgtatttctgagcctcagctttcgttggaattgtttataaaaaacgccACAATTAgtcaaacaaaaagtaaacaatcaccctagaagttgaaaaagttttatctgtcgtatttttctaaatatttgtttaatccagttATGCAGAGatgaaaatcgatagaaaaagagtagttttgcaaaacggcgaagaaaaagtggtgctttgttgaaaatcACAAGATTTCTGgttggtcaaagtgggaccagcacaattgtgctgttccgtccccaaggcggtccaagttccatcgaaAATTGCCTATGCTTAGGCGTTtcatggtatagaagattgattataaatattaaatcactacaaagtgatagtttgtaaaaacttagacgtataatttcatttcaaggaacacgatatcagcttgtacgagttttttaaagaactttgaatacttgggtgaataatattactccatattatcgaaatcatgaattagattggaacagggatttgctgatcttattatcttcttcttattcacttctatgatttgaataccctgtcaagctgatcttgTGTTGATTTGAAATTATACACTGAGCGGAACAAGAATAGCACCACCCTCTTTTTTCACAGTATTTTTAGAATTTCGATGCCAATTATGCTATCTTTGGTTGAGAATGGTAGTACAATCCATTTCGCAACTTTACAGTTGATTACGATCAAATTATTGTGGATCATTCACATTTAGGccgaaaaattcatgaaaaaatgaacGAAATAGAAATAGCACCACCATGTAATGAAAACAGCCTGTAAAAATTTTAACAGATTTTCGTATTGGCTTTGAGTCAGTTACAGACAGTTCCTATCGGGTGGCGGAGTGTTATTCAAAAAGTAACGGAAGAACCCTTTGTTTCCCAGTATTCGAGTAGTAATGGGTCAGGCGCAACATCTTACCTTCGAAGAAAGGGTAAAACTCAAAACATACCATGACGCATGCCTCTCTTCCAGAGAAATCGGTTGTAAAATCTTTCGATCTCATACCGTAGTCGTAAGGTTTTTGAAACATTTCGAAAATATTCATCACACAGACAAACAAGGAACGAAAAGTAAGCTCGCGGAGAAAGATAAGCGAAGAATTTAAAGAGAGACAGTGAACAAGAAAAGAACAGCATTCCAAATTCGTGCAGAATTGCAATTTTCGGTGACAATACGACGTGTGCAACAAATCCTGTCAAGCAACAAGAACCTGAAGTAGCACAAAAGGCTTGGCAAGCCCAGCTTGATAGAGCGGCATATCAGTGAATCAGTTCAGTTTTGCTGAACATTATGTTTCCTGGACGGACGAATGGAAAAATCTACTATTTTCGGACGAAAAAAAGTTCTATTGTGATGGTCCAGATGGTTTGCAAGACTACTGATATGGTTTTCGAAAAGAACCGGATGAAGATGAACCGGAACTTTGGTGGTGAAACACTGATGATTTGGGGAGCTTTTACATTTCGGGGAAAGCTTTCATTGACGTGGATCTCAACGAGGATGAAGTCAGAGGATTACATTGAATTGCTGAAAATAAGCTTTATTGAACACGGCGAGTGTTTGATGGGCCCAGATTTCGTCTTCCAGCAGGATAATGCCGCGATTCACAACTCTAAGACTGACTAAGGCCTGGTTTTCTAACGAAAGCATAGAAGTTCTCGAGTGGCCCGCTTGTTCTCTGAATCTGAATCCCATAGAAAACCTTTGGTCTATTCTTGCTCGTCGCGTTTATGAGAACGGCAAACAATTTGACAACGATAACATGCTGATTCGTCGTATTCGTGTATGCTAATCGAGTAGGGTACACTGGAAAAATTGATTTTGTCCATAAAATCACGGCTTGTTGAAGTAATTCGAAACAATGGCTCGTATGCTCACTACTACGATCTAAATAATAAATTTGAACTTGTTTTTGCTGAAATATAAATAAACGTTGATCAAAAGTTAAAGTGGTGCTATTTTTATTTCgcttattttttcatgaatttttcggCTTAAATGTAAACGATCCACAATAATACGACCGTAATCAGCTGTACAGTTGTGGAATAGATAATTCTATCATTCTAAATCGAAAATTTAAAAACTGatatggaaattaaaaaaatatagtgaAAACACAGGGTGGTGCTATTCTTATTTCGCTCAGTgtacgtctaaatttctacaaactaacactttgcagtgatttaataattacaataaatctcctgtaccataaaacgcctaaaagtaggcaatttttagcaattacttagagaacatcgaccggcttgaggacggaccagcacaattgtgctggtcctattttgaccccaaaaagtgcataggtggataaagtagccgaagtaaagaaagttttattctagaggacgttaagttattaagagaaaatttgagataatcattcttttatggtccgtcacgaaagggatatgaggCGGTGTACCacgacatccttcaccttccagtgATCCTCACTTTAAAACCGAACCTGGAAAAAGAGTTTCCAGAATTAATTCCAAAGCTTCTctaggagttttggtaaaagcccGATCGTCATGTTTCAGATTTCCTAATTTATTTCAATAAggcattttacgaagtgacaacaatgttgctggtgatattgattttcatgggctaggacgctacctcctgtccaaatttcatttataaaatcggctcgtaaaatgaacTATTGTTTGCAaaagcgttttttgtagtcttacgactacaggagtactgtttatgttttcacaatgTCAGCGCCCAAAATTTGCATTGATATTTTCGtattttgttgtgttattttgtcaAGTAAGTCCTGTACTGAGTACACTCTCTTGTTTATTTTGCTTTactgaacattttacgagaaaattttctaaggcgctCCAGTTTAGAGTTCCACCACGGAAGGTAGACTAGCAGTAGACGATTGTATAGTGAAGCAACTGCTGttgaaggaattgatgatactttcatttgcTGTtcgagaaaatgattctaacttttgcgTTGAACCACAGTAAATGACTGTGAATTTAACTTTTTTATGGAGACTGActggatttacggaaacttggcCTTTTTGGCTTTCAGTTACAGAAAAGCTATTCTGAATCATTGCCTACTTTTCGATCCTGTGGATGGGATCCTAATCAGGGCTCGATATGAATCAATTAACTTGTAAAGATCGTGTTGATCACATGGTGAAATTTCATTAGGGTTAGAAACCGGATTTGTATCATTGGAGCACCATGGTTGAGATGGTGGATAGGTAGTATGCTTAACCGTTCGAGTCGCAACACTTATTTTATGTTTATGAATTTAACATTGATCTCAGTttgtctttctgggatttctaaatgcggtgcTAGGATTATCTTCCTCGCTTTATATGATCAGAAAGTCTCATCTagcacgtgccagtttgtgatcttgtcaaagattggaGCGATTGGAgtattgcacagtgttagatccaatgCTTCTTGTCTGACTGCATTTGGAAAATCACCGttaaatgtcgaattcgtttttgaacctgggttggaactggattggcggaaaatgtgtaaacaaacaaacgtcaaacaaactttagtacaagcgaaaccgaagtcggtttggggttgaaactgtg contains the following coding sequences:
- the LOC109621260 gene encoding probable 3',5'-cyclic phosphodiesterase pde-5 isoform X1 encodes the protein MNGETLAKTKVYVYINCFTFVNIYVCNYFGLYSIRTTNIGKHPGNTKSSSATSPTLPVRWKSHVKTTNNKGEQIKRKPRRRNKIGPHSDEHISRNHANADDREPTSYQVAKYLQCNPEFLDTYIMDEIQLEQLERWMIRKTQRSRKVTQSVSRNGRKTSLSRWKFCVHADKRQMLQDLIHSLQLRPTKMHVLWELASCICSAVNADGFRLYLTDASDSDALHLCLSNSFIDENGDPKPLRIKSDAAIPNYVAKTREPIRFSKGDDDQRLSHDVLDKSEMAHVMCQPIVYPDGSLVAVLELWRRDCGSPFYEEDEEIGCSYLVWGGIAIHYAHLNLVGLKQRKLNDFLLAVVKSIFQDMVSMDMLVSKVMNFAQRLVDADRASLFLVDSKSKELYATIFDVGCDEKTAMNENENELNKAPKEIRFPLGTGIAGQVAMTGEILNIVDAYADSRFNRTIDQITGYKTESILCMPIFIRGNIIGVVQMVNKRSGYFSKEDEEAFEMFAVYCGLALHHAKLYDKIRRSEQKYRVALEVLSYHNTCSETEVEKCLVEGIPLKIPGIDSYDFSPFVIDDFQKAIYSVFMFKDLFGLSRFDKNSLIRFTLTVKKNYRRVPYHNWTHGFSVANTMYSIIKNCPNVFRPNECLALFIGSLCHDLDHRGKNNKFMLDTESPLAAIYSTSTMEHHHFNQTVTILQQEGHNIFGKLNSSEYKQVLSLIKHCILATDLALFFPNKDKLSKLVDNEQFSWTVAEHRMLIQTIAMTGADLSASAKPWAVQTETVKVIFAEFYDQGDEEKKAGRQPIAMMDRDQPEQQAASQLGFLNGICIPCYTLLHRLIPETKPMLEMCNENLERWQQISQENQKKAQQQS
- the LOC109621260 gene encoding probable 3',5'-cyclic phosphodiesterase pde-5 isoform X2, which translates into the protein MEILSRVAGSFAGLWRNRRRPHSDEHISRNHANADDREPTSYQVAKYLQCNPEFLDTYIMDEIQLEQLERWMIRKTQRSRKVTQSVSRNGRKTSLSRWKFCVHADKRQMLQDLIHSLQLRPTKMHVLWELASCICSAVNADGFRLYLTDASDSDALHLCLSNSFIDENGDPKPLRIKSDAAIPNYVAKTREPIRFSKGDDDQRLSHDVLDKSEMAHVMCQPIVYPDGSLVAVLELWRRDCGSPFYEEDEEIGCSYLVWGGIAIHYAHLNLVGLKQRKLNDFLLAVVKSIFQDMVSMDMLVSKVMNFAQRLVDADRASLFLVDSKSKELYATIFDVGCDEKTAMNENENELNKAPKEIRFPLGTGIAGQVAMTGEILNIVDAYADSRFNRTIDQITGYKTESILCMPIFIRGNIIGVVQMVNKRSGYFSKEDEEAFEMFAVYCGLALHHAKLYDKIRRSEQKYRVALEVLSYHNTCSETEVEKCLVEGIPLKIPGIDSYDFSPFVIDDFQKAIYSVFMFKDLFGLSRFDKNSLIRFTLTVKKNYRRVPYHNWTHGFSVANTMYSIIKNCPNVFRPNECLALFIGSLCHDLDHRGKNNKFMLDTESPLAAIYSTSTMEHHHFNQTVTILQQEGHNIFGKLNSSEYKQVLSLIKHCILATDLALFFPNKDKLSKLVDNEQFSWTVAEHRMLIQTIAMTGADLSASAKPWAVQTETVKVIFAEFYDQGDEEKKAGRQPIAMMDRDQPEQQAASQLGFLNGICIPCYTLLHRLIPETKPMLEMCNENLERWQQISQENQKKAQQQS